The stretch of DNA AGCGGGGAGGTGGGCCTATAGCAAAAGGAGAAACGGTTCACCATTCGTCCCAGCCTGTTTTGGCTAATGGTGATATAGCCCTCCTTTTTCGTCCCCGATTCGGTAATCCCGATTCGAGCCGAGCTAAAGAATGGACCAAAATCTTTCTTCTCCTTATCGTCCTTGTTCTTAATCTTTCGCGTGTCCCACAGGTTTGTGCTGGTTACGCTCATCATATAGCTTTGTTCGGCACTTTCGAGCGTTATAAATCCATATCCCCCTCCGCCAAATTGCTCTTGAAGGCGCTTGCGCAGGCGGGAGCTAATTCTATCCACCTCTATTTGTGAGTCGCCATAGTGAAGCACTCGAATGGGAAGCGTGCCGGGCTGAATTGTTAGCAGCGATTCGAAGAAATTACGAAGGGCTGCCTTGGCGCTGTCGGAGTGTTCTATGGCAATATTGGGTAGCTTGGTTTCAATATTTCTTATGGGTGTTGTCGGCAACAATGAATCCTGCTGGACACGGCTACTATCTTGTAATTTAGCCGCCATGCTACTATCTAAGGTGTCGATGGTAGGCAACGAATCGCTATTCGTTTCGATATTGGCTAGTAGTTCAGCGTTAAATAGCTGGTTGATATCTTTGGTGTTGCTGGTGTCGGGGAGGAAGATGTCGGAAAGCGAGGGGAACGTTATTGTGCAATTGTTGCCAACCCGGATTCCTTGCTTAGGAAATAGCAAGGCGATTGCGCCTAGGGCAACCATCACGAGAAGCAACAGAAAGAAAGTTTTTATTGGTTTGTGCATGGAAAGCGTAACCTATTGCTGGTTTTCGGTAAATGTAAAAATAATTTGGAAGAATTTGCCGAATCAATCATTTTCCTTATTTTCACAGCACCTAAACGAAGATATCATAATCTAAACCTAACCCTTACACACCAATGACACGACTTGAGCAGCTAGCCTTTTGTTTATCCCAAATTGGAGATGGTTGTATTGCCTTTTTCGTGACATAAAACTTATAACCTAGATTAACAGTAGTTAAAACGCATTAGCTGACTGACCACCTATCTTTGTAATGTTAAATGGAAGTAACCATTTCTCCATTTCAAAGAAAAATTTAGGTGTTATTTCATAGGTTTAGGTTTTAGGTTAAAAGGGCAAAGAGGGACGATGAAAATCGTCCCTCTTTGTTTTGGTGCAACCAAGCCTGAATGTTCTACCGGAAGAGGTGAGGCTTTGCTGTTTTGAAAAATGCTTGTTGCGCCGATGGAATGGTCTTTCTTTGAGGCGCGGCACCTATCCGTTTACTATGAACGATCCTGCTTGCCCCCATTTTTCTTCTTGCGCTTAGCCGACGATCCCTTTGTTCCGTAGGCAAGGTAGTTTACCCGAGTTTCGACAATGCTAATGCCTCCATGTTGCAACCGGAGGCGCAACTCTTCTTCCAAATGTTTGTTTACAACGTCGCTACCGGCAATAAGGCTAAACTCCGTGTCTTGTACTTCAATATTGTTGTAGTGGAAGCTGTCGGCTAGCTTAAGCAGGGCCGCGTCGCTTTGGAATATTACAAAATGCTGGTAGTCGTCTACTTCAAAGGCCGCCTTGTAAGTATCCTCCACGTTCCATACGAGCACTAGCCCAATAACAATTGGCGTTCCTGCCTTGTCGTTGGTCCTAATGGGTATGCTGGTAAAATGGCGTGGCCTTTGGGATACCGTTCTGCGGTTGGTAAGCGGATTCACCCAGTAGAAACCGTTTTCCTTTATGGTTCCTTTGTAGCGTCCAAAGAATATTAGAACACACGCATCTTTGGGTGCCACGATTACGCTACCTACCAGCATGAATAAAGCCACCCCAATAAGAGCGGTGGCTACAACATATCCATTTACTAATCCCAAAATGGCAACCGTAAGGCATAGTGCCGCTGCCAGTATGCCTATCCATCCATTGATGGGTTTTACAATTTTTTCGTTGTTCATGGCTCGAAGTATTATTTAACTGCTTTGCATGTGAAATATAGTGCATTTTTCAGCAAAAGTCAATAGGTGATATAGTATTTGTTTTTGGAATACGCTTGATTCCCAATACTACCCGCCGAGAATTGTAGGCCCCATTGGAATTGTTTCTTTATCTTTACCTCCGCAACGACTGCTATTCTGGGTGGTGTATTCGTGCAAGTAGTTTTAAAAACAAGCATCATGGCAAAGAGTATTTATCAAATTCAGGTGGCATTAGTAGGCTCAAAGCCGAAGATTTGGCGCCGTGTGTTAATTCCCTCCGATATGCCCCTATCCGATGTGCATAAGGTAATTCAAACCGCTATGGGATGGGCCAACTCTCACCTGCATCAGTTTGTGAAGGGAAAGAAGTATTATGCACCGGTAGTTGAGGATGACGATTCATGGGACGATACCGATAGCATCGATTACAAGGATATTTTAGTATCCGATTTGCTGAAGGCGGTGAAGGACAAAATGGAGTATGAGTACGACTTTGGCGACGGATGGGAGCATACCGTGGAGCTGGAGGCGATTCTTCCGGTCGATGAATCGGCTGTATACCCCTTTTGTGTCGATGGAAAGATGAATTGCCCGGTAGAAGATAGCGGGGGCGTGGGCGGTTACCAGCACATGTTGGCTGTGCTGAAGGATACTGCCCATGAGGAGTATGCCGAATACATGGAGTGGCTTGGTGGCGATTTGGATCCCACCTACTTCGAGAAGGATGAAATTAATGAGATGTTTCGTATGACTGATTACGGATGCCTGGATATGTCCTTTTAATCGCTCATGCTTTGAACGATATGGAATTGCGCGAACCGGTTGGTTCGCGTTTTTTTTTGCTACCGGGCTAGTTCATGCTTTTGTGGTGATGGGTTACGGAGTTCATTACCGTAGGTTTTGGCATACGTTGAGTTGGTTTCTTTGGCTCGCCATTGTATTCGGGATACAGCACAATCACCTCTGTTTGCGCCATAATACCCAAGGCCCGTTGCGGGGCCTTGGGTTGTGTGTGATTTAATCTGAATTCAAATTTGTTTGCGACTGGTTTCCCGATGCCCGAAAGCCCCGCTCAATTTCGGCCAGCTGCTGCTTGATGGTGAGGTTAAGCGCGTGCCATACCGGGCTGGTGGTGGTAAGCTCCATGGCCTCGGCATACTTTGTAAAAGCACGTAGCGCCCGCTCAAGGTCGCGGCGCTTGTTCGATGCTGCCGCAATCTCGCTCTTGGTGGCCTCGCTCACGGCCCGGCTGCGCTGCGTCTCCTCAAAATGCTGCTGCGCTTGGGGAAGATACACCACCTGCGGACGGATGCCCATCAGGTCGATGTCTGCTTGCCACTCGGCCTCGGCCAGCTTGGCAATAAAGGCATGCACGTAGGTGGACTCGTCGTTGTAGGGCTTGTCCTCAATGTCGGCCGAGTATTTGATCACCATGGGCTCCATGCGATGCGCGGCATTGGCTATGTTTGGATCGGGCCAGTAGGTTTTGGCGTGAACCGATTCGCGGATACCCACCACCGCCCAGTCGCGCTTTTTGTCGGCTTCCACCACGGTGTCGGTTTCGAGCGAGCCCGCCTTTTTGCCCATGCTCAATTGGTACTCGGTGTTAATAGTCTTAAGGTTTTTGAAGGCTTGCGAGCCCGTTACCTCTGCGGAGTTCGTTTTCTCTGCCGAATCCGTTACTACTGCACCTGCAGCGCCTATGGCTGCTACGGGAAATCTTACGATGTTTGACATTTGAATTTGATTTTATATGGTTAATGCTAGTGATTATTAAATTCTATTATGCTTCTGACTGCTATCAGAAGCCCCAACCGATAGTGGTTTGCCTCTCTGACTGCTATCAGAAGCCCCAACCGATAGTGGTTTGCCTCTCTGACTGCTATCAGAAGCCCCAACCGATAGCGGTTTGCCTCTCTGACTGCTATCAGAAGCCCCAACCGATAGCGGTTTGCCTCTCTGACTGCTATCAGAAGCCTCAACCAATAGCGGTTTGCCTCTCTGACTACTGTCGGAGCCAAGAACAGACTCCTTTTGACCTTTTATGTACTACCAAGAAAGTGAGTAGGCATTTTCGGTGGGACAAACCTCGTAGACGAAGCATGCCGCTGGTAACGTTGCGGTTAAAAGTCCTTTACCTTTTAACCTTTACCCTCATTTAAGGTGGTTCACCTTTCGGGCTGAACGAAATTGTGGGGTTGGAGTGTTTGGGGCTACATTTCATTACCTCTTTGGCATTTGCCAAGGCAGTAAGAGCCTATGTGCGGGCTCCGGTGCCTTCGCTATTGTTTGCTGGTTGGTTAACGATGAGAAAGTTACGAAAAAGAAATAATACGAGACAAGAAATTTCGGGAGTATTTTTCAAAAATATTTTGGGTGGTGCGGGAAGTGTTGTGCGCGCTGGGGATTTGGGCTGTTGTGGGGTGAAAAACCGACTAACTGTTTTTGAAGTTTATGAAACAATTGCTTGACGGGGAGAATTTGTTTTTAACTTTGTTAAAAGTGTTGTGTCGGTTTGTTTGTAAAACAAGTTTGAGTTTTGCTGTAATTATCGGTATCATTTTTCTATGTAATCTTTAATTTAGTTCAGTATGAAACATTTTAAACTTATTCTGTTCCTATGTGGAACTATTGGAATAGCAGCAGTTGGCTGTAAAAAGAGCAACTCTGTTGATATGGCGGATAGGGTTCTTGTTGTTGAGGATTTGTCTCATTCTGCATGTAAGACAAATGCTGCAAGATCGTCTGAACGGGAAGAATATTTGGAATACCATACAGTGGATAGCAACTACCTTTACATTAAACATGTTAATGCAAGTCTAAATTGTTGTCCCGATAGCATTATGGTTTATTCAAGTATTTATGATGGTAAATTACAGTATTTGCTTTGTAACAAAAACAATAACTGTAATTGCAACTGCTTATACGATGTAATCTGTAAAAT from Williamwhitmania taraxaci encodes:
- a CDS encoding plasmid pRiA4b ORF-3 family protein, with protein sequence MAKSIYQIQVALVGSKPKIWRRVLIPSDMPLSDVHKVIQTAMGWANSHLHQFVKGKKYYAPVVEDDDSWDDTDSIDYKDILVSDLLKAVKDKMEYEYDFGDGWEHTVELEAILPVDESAVYPFCVDGKMNCPVEDSGGVGGYQHMLAVLKDTAHEEYAEYMEWLGGDLDPTYFEKDEINEMFRMTDYGCLDMSF
- a CDS encoding SPFH domain-containing protein — protein: MNNEKIVKPINGWIGILAAALCLTVAILGLVNGYVVATALIGVALFMLVGSVIVAPKDACVLIFFGRYKGTIKENGFYWVNPLTNRRTVSQRPRHFTSIPIRTNDKAGTPIVIGLVLVWNVEDTYKAAFEVDDYQHFVIFQSDAALLKLADSFHYNNIEVQDTEFSLIAGSDVVNKHLEEELRLRLQHGGISIVETRVNYLAYGTKGSSAKRKKKNGGKQDRS
- a CDS encoding DUF6261 family protein; this translates as MSNIVRFPVAAIGAAGAVVTDSAEKTNSAEVTGSQAFKNLKTINTEYQLSMGKKAGSLETDTVVEADKKRDWAVVGIRESVHAKTYWPDPNIANAAHRMEPMVIKYSADIEDKPYNDESTYVHAFIAKLAEAEWQADIDLMGIRPQVVYLPQAQQHFEETQRSRAVSEATKSEIAAASNKRRDLERALRAFTKYAEAMELTTTSPVWHALNLTIKQQLAEIERGFRASGNQSQTNLNSD
- a CDS encoding SGNH/GDSL hydrolase family protein; translation: MHKPIKTFFLLLLVMVALGAIALLFPKQGIRVGNNCTITFPSLSDIFLPDTSNTKDINQLFNAELLANIETNSDSLPTIDTLDSSMAAKLQDSSRVQQDSLLPTTPIRNIETKLPNIAIEHSDSAKAALRNFFESLLTIQPGTLPIRVLHYGDSQIEVDRISSRLRKRLQEQFGGGGYGFITLESAEQSYMMSVTSTNLWDTRKIKNKDDKEKKDFGPFFSSARIGITESGTKKEGYITISQNRLGRMVNRFSFCYRPTSPLLLQIKCDEATLYADIVSPSSKPLLTTVTIPASAKSISIKMQADQSPLIFGLGFDNSYGVAVDNIPIRGSSGLEFTRENFSVLSNSYQMLNARLILLEFGVNVVPTHARSYGYYEEALYRQLMYIRKAAPKASVMLIGVSDISKNENGRMVSHNNIEPIRDAQKRAAFRAGCAFWDCYKAMGGKNSMPAWVSAQPPLANKDYIHFTIKGANLIGDIFYKALMKDYQEFLASKNTLPDGQ